The following DNA comes from Halorhabdus tiamatea SARL4B.
GCGACCGTCTTCGGCGGGAGCAGCGGCGATCCACGAGAGAAATTTCTCGGCGGCGTCTGGCCGCACCGGGTGTTCCCGCTCGACAGTGCGCTCCAGGTCGGCCCCGGCGTCGCCGGCTCGTTCGAGAATGACGTCGGGCACGAGCCGGTCAGTCCCGACGGCGGAGGTATACCAGATCCGGCGACCGTCGACGCTTCCGGGAACTGGATACCCGGATCGGGGGTCGTCGGTGATCCCCAGCAACTCAGGGATCTCGTCGCGCGTGTGAAAGCCGTCGGCGACGAACAGCGGGACGACGGCGATATCGTCGGCCTCGAATGCATCGAGGATGTCTTCGACAGCCGGCGCTTCGTCCATGAACAACGCGTCGACCTCGGCGAAGTCGGTTTGGGCCCGGAGCGCCTCGACGTGGTCGTAGACGGCCTCGGCGCTTTTTGGGTTCCGATCGGTGCCGTGGCCGACGACCGCGAGCGCGGCCTGCTCCTCGGGGACGCCGTCGAGGTACCGGCGGGCGCGGGCCGCAATGACGTCGGTCATCGCCGGGTGGGTGCCGACGGGATCGGTGTACACCATCTCGGGGGCAGTCGCTTCGCCGGCCAGGTCGTCCATTCCGAGGTCGAACTCCCGGGGGAGCACCTGGTCGACGAAGTAGCCCTGGCTGACGAACAGCGGGACGACGTAGGCCCGCTCGGCGTCGATCGTCCGCAGGACGTCCCGAAAGCTGGGGGACTCCTTCCAGAAGGCCGTCCGGACCTGGTCGAAACACCCGCGGTCGCGGATGGCCTCGGTGTGGGACAGCGTTGGAAGCGCGGAGTCGGAGTTGCGGTGGGAGCCGTGGGCCGCGACGACGAGTGCCTGCCCGGTCATGGCTCGTCCACCTGGCTTGCCTCGATGCGTTCGGCTGCTTGCTCTAGCTCGCTCGCGAGTTCCCGAGCCTCCGCGGCCGAGAGCGTCACGCGGTCGGCGTGGGCCGGCACCGAATCGAGGGCGACGTTGTCGAGTTCGAGTTCGAGCGTGACGTCCGCGGGATCCTCGCGGGCCGTCCGCACGTTCAGCGTGGCGAAGGCCGCCTCCGCGAAGCCGTGGCCCTCCACGCGCCCCTCGAGGAGGTCGAACGTCGTGAAGGCGTTGACCTTCAGCACGCGATCAGCCATGTCAATCGTCCGTCGGGAGGGGTTCGCCGCTGGCGTTCGTCGGTGCGGGCGAGGCGCTCATGTCACTCTCGTCGGCGTAGGGATACCACGTCAGCTTCGTGTTGCCGAGATACGGGTCCTCGTAACTCGTCTCTTCGGGCTCGGCGAGGCCGGTAAGTTCGTCCTCCTCGCGGTCGGTGACGAACTCCCGGAAGGACTCCTGGCCCTCACGGTTGGCCTCGTAAACCTCGAGCAGGTTGGCGATATAGCCCGGGATCTCGTCAGCGGGGACGCGCATCTCCACCCAGTCGGCGAACTGCGGGTTCTCGCCGAGGCCGCCGCCCAGTCCGACGTCGAAGGCCTCGACGGCCCCGCCGTCCTTGCGGGTCTTCATCCCGCGGAGGCTGATATCGGCGATCTGAGGCTGGGCACACGAGGCCGTACACCCCGAGAGGTGGATGTGGAAGTCCGAAACACCCTCAGGAACTGGAACGTTCTCTTTGAGCCACCGAGCGTACCGCACCATCCGGTTTTTCGTCTCGACGATCGACAGCGAGCAGTACTCGGTCCCCGTACACGCGATCGAGCCGCGCATGAACGGATGGGGATCGGGCGA
Coding sequences within:
- a CDS encoding CbiX/SirB N-terminal domain-containing protein, giving the protein MTGQALVVAAHGSHRNSDSALPTLSHTEAIRDRGCFDQVRTAFWKESPSFRDVLRTIDAERAYVVPLFVSQGYFVDQVLPREFDLGMDDLAGEATAPEMVYTDPVGTHPAMTDVIAARARRYLDGVPEEQAALAVVGHGTDRNPKSAEAVYDHVEALRAQTDFAEVDALFMDEAPAVEDILDAFEADDIAVVPLFVADGFHTRDEIPELLGITDDPRSGYPVPGSVDGRRIWYTSAVGTDRLVPDVILERAGDAGADLERTVEREHPVRPDAAEKFLSWIAAAPAEDGRRSRTWGDLLVTVTEDTYELRHRADRDASRATLTEQDPETFRWFVRTDDDRFRPFAGERSLPTGWVLPDLNPRELLRAVAAVYPASIETWVDDPEPISFRDVAARQTGMYAGVSALSSGELDDLTTAVCGNCAKRREWDGDGASTQSTDVATSELPCREPCSFLIAAAREVLAADTTDEPRTDHPDADVPPGDLTQSANRYRARYRQARGVTQISD
- a CDS encoding DUF6360 family protein, which produces MADRVLKVNAFTTFDLLEGRVEGHGFAEAAFATLNVRTAREDPADVTLELELDNVALDSVPAHADRVTLSAAEARELASELEQAAERIEASQVDEP